A single region of the Musa acuminata AAA Group cultivar baxijiao chromosome BXJ1-11, Cavendish_Baxijiao_AAA, whole genome shotgun sequence genome encodes:
- the LOC135597099 gene encoding RPM1-interacting protein 4-like: MAQHAQLPEAVSANLEAPNPKDEPHASREDDLRQPIESHLPHIAIAHKPTTESPLHRHGYQPNSSEHRRAGRTSGESDNSMERSPLHPHYHVKAATRGGVSSKGSSVSSHALASNVAGRSRPRTGGRGDETPDKGSSVPKFGEWDESNPSSADGFTGIFNKVREEKKSGSAKATMITNDTIYVNDQDGSGGSLSCCFGWCKK; the protein is encoded by the exons ATGGCG CAACATGCCCAACTTCCTGAAGCAGTAAGTGCAAACTTGGAGGCTCCAAATCCCAAGGATGAGCCACATGCAAGCAGAGAAGATGATCTCCGCCAACCGATAGAATCACATTTACCTCATATTGCTATTGCACATAAGCCAACCACAGAATCCCCTCTTCATAGGCATGGGTATCAACCAAATTCCAGTGAACATAGAAGGGCTGGTAGAACAAGTGGTGAATCTGACAATAGCATGGAGCGCTCTCCACTTCACCCCCATTATCATGTGAAAGCTGCAACTAGAGGTGGTGTATCTTCCAAGGGTTCATCAGTGAGTAGCCATGCACTTGCTTCAAATGTTGCAGGTAGATCGAGACCGAGGACCGGTGGTCGAGGTGATGAAACT CCTGATAAAGGGTCATCTGTGCCAAAGTTTGGTGAGTGGGATGAAAGTAATCCTTCATCAGCTGATGGTTTCACTGGCATATTTAACAAAGTGAGGGAGGAAAAAAAGAGTGGATCAGCAAAAGCTACCATGATAACAAATGATACAATCTATGTCAATGACCAAGATGGCAGTGGTGGGTCCTTG AGCTGTTGCTTTGGCTGGTGCAAAAAATAA